A single Syngnathus acus chromosome 8, fSynAcu1.2, whole genome shotgun sequence DNA region contains:
- the xab2 gene encoding pre-mRNA-splicing factor SYF1, with protein MPSAKKKRDVMFEDDDLPYEEEIIRNPYSVKCWMRYIEFKQNAPKTVLNMIYERALKELPGSYKLWYNYLRERRKQVKGKCINEPVFEEINNCHERALVFMHKMPRIWTDYCLFLVSQCEITRSRRSFDRALRALPVTQHPRIWPLYLRFVRSLPLPETAIRVYRRYLKLSPENTEEYIEYLKSVGRLDEAAVRLAAVVNDESFVSKEGKSNYQLWHELCDLISQNPDKVTSLNVGAIIRGGLTRFTDQLGKLWCSLADYYIRSGLFEKARDVYEEAILTVVTVRDFTQVFDSYAQFEESMIAAKMETTSEMGQDEEDDIDLELRLARFEELITRRPLLLNSVLLRQNPHNVHEWHKRVKLYEGIPRQIINTYTEAVQTVDAIKATGKPHTLWVTFAKFYEDNEQLDDARTIFEKATKVNYKQVDDLATVWCEYGEMELRHENYDQALRILRKATAIPSKKAEYFDASEPVQNRVYKSLKVWSMLADLEESLGTFQSTKAVYDRIIDLRIATPQIVINYAMFLEEHKYFEESFKAYERGIALFKWPNVYDIWNTYLTKFIDRYGGKKLERARDLFEQALDGCPAKFAKTIYLLYAKLEEEYGLARHAMAVYERATQAVENEERHQMFNIYIKRAAEIYGVTYTRAIYQKAIEVLPDEHSRDMCLRFADMESKLGEIDRARAIYAYCSQICDPRVTAVFWQTWKEFEIRHGNEDTIREMLRLKRSVQATYNTQVNFMSSQMLKATTSSTGTVSDLAPGQLGIDDMKMLEQKAQQLAAEAEQDKTKPKEKILFIRSDTSRSELAELAKQANPDEIDIDDEDDGQGPEEVQLEQKSVPTAVYGGLKDD; from the exons ATGCCGTCGGCAAAAAAGAAACGGGATGTTATGTTT GAGGACGATGATCTCCCATATGAGGAGGAGATTATCAGAAATCCATATTCAGTCAAGTGCTGGATGCGTTACATCGAGTTCAAACAGAATGCGCCCAAAACGGTCCTCAATATGATCTATGAACGGGCTCTGAAAGAGTTGCCTGGAAG TTATAAACTATGGTACAATTACCTGAGGGAAAGGAGGAAACAAGTCAAAGGGAAATGTATCAATGAACCAGTGTTTGAAGAAATTAACAACTGCCATGAAAGAGCGCTGGTGTTCATGCACAAG ATGCCCAGGATATGGACCGATTATTGCCTGTTCCTAGTGTCGCAGTGCGAGATCACAAGGAGTCGGCGATCATTTGACCGTGCGCTCCGAGCTCTTCCTGTTACTCAGCATCCACGTATCTGGCCTCTCTATCTTCGCTTTGTCCGAAGCTTACCCCTGCCTGAGACGGCCATACGAGTCTACCGCAGATACCTTAAG CTTTCCCCAGAGAATACAGAGGAATACATTGAGTACTTAAAATCTGTTGGCCGCTTGGATGAAGCTGCTGTACGTCTAGCGGCTGTAGTCAATGACGAAAGCTTTGTGTCCAAAGAAGGCAAGTCTAACTACCAG TTGTGGCACGAGTTATGCGACCTGATTTCTCAGAACCCTGACAAGGTGACTTCTCTAAATGTTGGCGCCATCATCCGAGGCGGGCTTACTCGCTTTACGGACCAGCTTGGCAAGCTTTGGTGCTCCTTAGCGGATTATTACATCAGAAGTGGCCTCTTTGAAAAG GCCCGTGATGTGTATGAGGAGGCTATTCTTACTGTGGTAACTGTCAGGGATTTCACGCAAGTCTTTGACAGTTACGCCCAATTTGAGGAGAGCATGATTGCAGCCAAGATGGAGACCACCTCCGAGATGGGCCAGGACGAAGAAG ATGATATCGACCTGGAGCTTCGACTCGCCCGCTTTGAGGAGCTGATAACACGGCGGCCTCTTCTTCTCAACAGTGTGCTGTTGCGCCAGAACCCTCACAATGTCCATGAATGGCACAAACGTGTAAAACTGTACGAGGGCATTCCACGACAG ATCATCAACACTTACACAGAGGCTGTGCAGACTGTCGATGCCATAAAGGCCACTGGGAAGCCCCACACACTCTGGGTCACTTTTGCAAAATTCTACGAGGACAATGAGCAGCTGGATGAT GCCAGGACCATATTTGAGAAGGCCACCAAGGTGAACTACAAGCAGGTGGACGACCTGGCCACGGTTTGGTGTGAGTATGGCGAGATGGAACTCCGGCACGAAAACTACGACCAGGCACTGAGGATACTGAGG AAAGCCACAGCCATCCCATCCAAGAAGGCCGAGTACTTTGATGCCTCTGAGCCAGTCCAAAATAGAGTCTACAAGTCTTTGAAGGTCTGGTCCATGTTGGCAGACTTGGAAGAGAGTCTTGGCACATTCCAG TCCACAAAAGCGGTGTACGACCGCATTATTGACCTGCGTATCGCCACGCCACAGATTGTCATCAACTACGCCATGTTCCTCGAAGAGCACAAATACTTTGAGGAGAGCTTCAAA GCGTACGAGCGTGGCATCGCCCTCTTCAAGTGGCCAAACGTTTACGACATCTGGAACACTTACCTCACCAAGTTCATTGACCGATACGGAGGCAAAAAGCTGGAGCGAGCCCGAGATCTCTTCGAGCAAGCTCTCGACGGCTGCCCCGCTAAATTTGCCAAGA CCATCTACCTTCTCTATGccaagctggaggaggagtACGGACTGGCTCGTCACGCCATGGCTGTTTACGAAAGAGCGACGCAGGCGGTGGAAAATGAGGAGCGACACCAGATGTTCAATATCTACATCAAGAGAGCGGCTGAAATATATGGCGTCACGTACACCAGGGCCATTTACCAGAAGGCTATTGAG GTTCTCCCTGATGAGCATTCCAGGGACATGTGCTTGCGATTCGCCGACATGGAGAGCAAACTTGGTGAAATCGATCGGGCCAGAGCTATCTATGCTTACTGCTCTCAGATCTGCGACCCCAGG GTCACTGCTGTATTCTGGCAGACGTGGAAAGAATTTGAGATCCGCCATGGAAACGAGGACACCATTAGAGAGATGCTCCGACTCAAGCGCAGCGTGCAGGCCACGTACAATACTCAGGTCAACTTCATGTCATCTCAGATGCTGAAGGCCACTACAAGCTCTACAGGCACCG TGTCTGATCTTGCTCCAGGCCAGTTGGGAATTGACGACATGAAGATGTTGGAGCAGAAAGCGCAGCAGCTTGCAGCAGAGGCAGAGCAGGATAAAACcaagccaaaagaaaagattCTCTTTATTAG gaGTGACACATCTCGCAGCGAGTTGGCTGAGCTGGCCAAACAAGCCAATCCCGATGAGATCGATATTGATGACGAGGATGATGGGCAAGGCCCGGAGG AAGTCCAGCTGGAACAGAAGAGCGTTCCCACCGCTGTCTATGGAGGTCTGAAAGATGATTGA
- the LOC119125811 gene encoding myosin heavy chain, fast skeletal muscle-like: MGDKDMASFGAASVFLRKPEKERIEAQNTPFDAKTAYFVTVPDEMYLKGKLVKKEGGKATVEVLGVPGKSVTVKEDEIHPMNPPKFDKIEDMAMMTHLNEPCVLYNLKERYASWMIYTYSGLFCVVVNPYKWLPVYDATCVSAYRGKKRIEAPPHIFSISDNAYQFMLTDRENQSILITGESGAGKTVNTKRVIQYFATIAVAGVKKGEPGKIQGSLEDQIIAANPLLEAYGNAKTVRNDNSSRFGKFIRIHFGSTGKLASADIETYLLEKSRVTFQLSAERSYHIFYQLMTGHKPELLEALLITTNPYDYPMISQGEITVKSIDDIEEFIATDTAIDILGFTGEEKLGIYKLTGAVLHHGNMKFKQKQREEQAEPDGTEVADKIAYLLGLNSADMLKALCYPRVKVGNEYVTKGQTVPQVNNSVSALCKSIYEKMFLWMVIRINEMLDTKQPRQFFIGVLDIAGFEIFDFNSLEQLCINFTNEKLQQFFNHHMFVLEQEEYKKEGIEWEFIDFGMDLAACIELIEKPMGIFSILEEECMFPKASDTTFKNKLHDQHLGKTKAFEKPKPAKGKAEAHFSLVHYAGTVDYNINGWLDKNKDPLNDSVVQLYQKAANKLLAMLYVAHNAAEESGAKKGGKKKGGSFQTVSALFRENLGKLMTNLRSTHPHFVRCLIPNESKTPGLMENFLVIHQLRCNGVLEGIRICRKGFPSRILYADFKQRYKVLNASVIPEGQFIDNKKASEKLLGSIDVDHTQYRFGHTKVFFKAGLLGTLEELRDEKLAALVTMTQALSRGYVMRKEFVKMMERRESIFSIQYNLRSFMNVKNWPWLKLYFKVKPLLKSAETEKELAQMKENYDKMQSDLATALGKKKELEEKMVSLLQEKNDLQLQISAEGEHLSDAEERCEGLIKSKIQLEAKVKETAERLEDEEEINAELTAKKRKLEDECSELKKDIDDMELTLAKVEKEKHATENKVKNLTEELATQDEAIAKLTKEKKALQEAHQQTLDDLQAEEDKVNTLTKAKTKLEQQVDDLEGSLEQEKKLRMDLERAKRKLEGDLKLAQESIMDLENDKQQSDEKIKKKDFETSQLLSKIEDEQSLGAQLQKKIKELQARIEELEEEIEAERAARAKVEKQRSDLSRELEEISERLEEAGGATAAQIEMNKKREAEFQKLRRDLEESTLQHEATAAALRKKQADSVAELGEQLDNLQRVKQKLEKEKSEYKMEIDDLASNMETVAKSKSNLEKMARSLEDQLAELKTKYDENFRQFNDMSAQRARLQTENGEFSRQLEEKEALVSQLTRGKQAYTQQIEELKRLVEEEVKAKNALAHAVQSSRHDCDLLREQYEEEQEAKAELQRGMSKANSEVAQWRSKYETDAIQRTEELEEAKKKLAQRLQDAEESIEAVNSKCASLEKTKQRLQAEVEDLMIDVERANALAANLDKKQRNFDKVLAEWKQKFEEGQAELEGSQKEARSLSTELFKMKNSYEEALDQLETLKRENKNLQQEISDLTEQIGQSGKCIHELEKAKKTVEGEKAEIQAALEEAEGALEHEEAKILRVQLELNQIKGEVDRKLAEKDEEMEQIKRNSQRVIDSMQSTLDAEVRSRNDALRLKKKMEGDLNEMEIQLSHANRQSAEAQKQLRNVQGQLKDAQLHLDEAIRGQEEMKEQAAMVERRNGLMLAEIEELRVALEQTDRCRKVAEQELVDASERVGLLHSQNTSLINTKKKLEGDFVQVQGEVEDAVQEARNAEEKAKKAITDAAMMAEELKKEQDTSAHLERMKKNLEVTVKDLQHRLDEAESLAMKGGKKQLQKLEARVRELESEVDAEQRRGADAIKGVRKYERRVKELTYQTEEDKKNNSRLQDLVDKLQLKVKSYKRQAEEAEEQANTHMSRYRKVQHEMEEAQERADIAESQVNKLRAKSRDIGKSDSAE; encoded by the exons atgggggacaaggACATGGCTAGCTTTGGGGCGGCGTCTGTTTTCCTCCGCAAACCAGAGAAGGAGAGGATTGAGGCTCAGAATACACCTTTTGATGCTAAAACGGCATACTTTGTGACTGTTCCTGATGAGATGTACCTCAAGGGCAAACTCGTCAAGAAAGAGGGTGGCAAAGCCACCGTTGAAGTTCTTGGAGTTCCTGGAAAG TCAGTCACCGTCAAAGAGGATGAGATTCATCCCATGAACCCTCCCAAGTTCGACAAAATTGAGGACATGGCTATGATGACCCACCTCAACGAGCCTTGTGTGCTGTATAACCTCAAAGAGCGTTATGCGTCATGGATGATCTAC ACCTACTCTGGGTTGTTCTGCGTCGTGGTGAATCCCTACAAGTGGCTTCCGGTGTACGACGCTACATGCGTATCAGCGTACAGAGGCAAGAAGAGGATTGAAGCCCCGCCCCACATCTTCTCCATCTCTGACAACGCCTATCAGTTCATGCTCACTG ACCGTGAAAATCAGTCCATTCTGATCAC TGGAGAATCCGGTGCCGGAAAGACTGTCAACACCAAGCGTGTCATCCAGTACTTTGCAACAATTGCAGTTGCTGGAGTCAAAAAGGGTGAGCCTGGGAAGATTCAG GGTTCTCTGGAAGATCAAATCATTGCAGCCAACCCCCTGCTGGAGGCCTACGGTAATGCCAAGACCGTAAGGAACGACAACTCGTCCCGTTTC GGTAAATTCATCAGAATCCACTTTGGCTCTACTGGCAAGCTGGCCTCTGCTGATATTGAAACTT ATCTGCTGGAGAAGTCCCGCGTCACCTTCCAGCTGTCAGCTGAGAGGAGCTACCATATCTTCTATCAGCTGATGACAGGACACAAGCCTGAGCTGCTCG AGGCCCTTCTGATCACCACCAATCCGTATGACTATCCGATGATCAGTCAGGGTGAAATCACTGTGAAGAGCATTGATGACATTGAGGAGTTCATCGCAACAGAT ACAGCTATCGACATCCTGGGATTCACTGGGGAAGAGAAACTCGGCATCTACAAGCTGACTGGTGCTGTGCTGCATCATGGCAACATGAAATTCAAGCAGAAGCAGCGTGAGGAGCAGGCGGAACCTGACGGCACCGAGG TGGCTGACAAGATTGCCTATCTTTTGGGCTTGAACTCGGCCGATATGCTGAAAGCTTTGTGTTATCCCAGAGTCAAAGTTGGGAATGAATATGTGACCAAAGGTCAGACCGTCccacag GTCAACAATTCTGTGTCAGCTCTGTGCAAATCTATCTATGAGAAAATGTTCTTGTGGATGGTCATCCGTATCAACGAGATGTTGGACACAAAGCAGCCAAGACAGTTCTTCATTGGAGTGTTGGATATCGCTGGATTTGAGATCTTTGAT TTCAACAGCTTGGAGCAACTGTGCATCAACTTCACCAATGAGAAACTGCAACAGTTCTTCAACCACCACATGTTTGTCCTGGAGCAAGAGGAATACAAGAAAGAAGGCATTGAATGGGAGTTCATTGACTTTGGTATGGACTTGGCGGCTTGCATTGAGCTTATTGAGAAG CCAATGGGCATCTTCTCCATCCTTGAAGAGGAATGCATGTTCCCCAAGGCCTCTGACACCACCTTCAAGAACAAGTTGCATGACCAGCATCTTGGCAAAACCAAGGCCTTTGAGAAGCCGAAGCCCGCAAAGGGCAAGGCTGAGGCCCACTTCTCACTGGTTCACTACGCCGGTACCGTGGACTACAATATCAATGGTTGGTTGGACAAGAACAAGGACCCGTTGAATGACTCCGTTGTCCAGCTCTACCAGAAGGCAGCAAACAAACTGCTGGCTATGTTGTATGTCGCCCATAATGCCGCTGAAG aATCTGGTGCAAAGAAGGGAGGAAAGAAGAAGGGTGGTTCTTTCCAGACTGTCTCTGCTCTATTCAGG GAGAACTTGGGCAAGCTGATGACCAACTTGAGGAGCACTCATCCTCACTTTGTGCGTTGCCTGATTCCCAACGAATCAAAAACCCCAG GTCTGATGGAGAACTTCTTGGTCATCCACCAGCTGAGGTGTAACGGTGTGCTTGAGGGCATCAGAATCTGCAGAAAGGGCTTCCCCAGCAGAATCCTCTATGCTGATTTCAAGCAGAG ATACAAAGTCTTGAATGCCAGCGTCATTCCTGAAGGTCAGTTCATTGACAATAAGAAAGCTTCAGAGAAACTGCTGGGCTCCATTGATGTGGATCACACTCAGTATAGATTTGGACACACAAAG GTGTTCTTCAAAGCTGGTCTGCTGGGTACCCTGGAGGAGCTGAGAGATGAGAAACTGGCTGCATTGGTGACCATGACTCAGGCTCTCTCCAGAGGATATGTCATGAGGAAAGAGTTTGTGAAGATGATGGAGAGGAG AGAATCTATTTTCAGCATCCAGTACAACCTCCGTTCCTTCATGAATGTGAAAAACTGGCCGTGGCTGAAGCTGTACTTCAAGGTCAAGCCTCTCCTGAAGAGTGCCGAAACTGAGAAAGAGCTGGCGCAGATGAAGGAGAATTATGATAAGATGCAATCAGACTTGGCTACGGCTCTGGGCAAAAAGAAGGAACTGGAGGAGAAAATGGTGTCCTTGCTGCAGGAGAAGAATGACCTGCAACTGCAAATCTCAGCG GAAGGTGAGCACCTTTCAGATGCTGAGGAAAGATGCGAGGGGCTCATTAAGAGCAAGATCCAGCTCGAGGCCAAAGTCAAAGAGACAGCCGAGAGActggaagatgaagaagaaatCAATGCTGAACTGACTGCTAAGAAGAGGAAGCTGGAGGATGAATGCTCAGAGCTGAAGAAGGATATTGATGATATGGAACTCACCTTGGCTAAAGTGGAAAAGGAGAAACACGCCACTGAAAATAAG GTGAAAAACCTGACAGAGGAGTTGGCAACTCAAGATGAGGCTATTGCCAAGTTGACAAAGGAGAAGAAAGCCCTCCAAGAGGCTCACCAACAAACACTGGACGATCTGCAGGCAGAGGAAGACAAAGTCAACACTCTGACCAAGGCCAAGACAAAGCTGGAACAGCAAGTGGACGAC CTTGAGGGCTCCCTGGAACAAGAGAAGAAGCTCCGCATGGACCTTGAGAGAGCCAAGAGGAAGCTTGAGGGTGACCTGAAACTGGCCCAGGAATCCATAATGGATCTGGAGAATGATAAACAACAATCAGATGAAAAAATCAAGAA GAAAGACTTTGAGACCAGTCAGCTCCTCAGCAAGATTGAGGATGAACAGTCTCTTGGTGCTCAGCTCCAAAAGAAGATCAAGGAACTCCAG GCTCGTATTGAGGAGCTGGAAGAGGAGATCGAGGCTGAGAGGGCCGCCCGGGCCAAGGTGGAGAAGCAGAGGTCTGACCTCTCCAGGGAACTGGAGGAGATTAGCGAAAGGCTTGAGGAAGCCGGTGGAGCAACGGCCGCTCAGATTGAGATGAACAAAAAGCGGGAGGCTGAGTTCCAGAAGCTGCGTCGGGATCTTGAAGAGTCCACCCTGCAGCATGAGGCGACGGCCGCCGCTCTCCGCAAGAAGCAGGCTGACAGCGTGGCAGAGTTGGGCGAGCAGCTCGACAACCTCCAGCGTGTCAAGCAGAAGCTGGAGAAGGAAAAGAGCGAGTACAAGATGGAGATTGACGACCTCGCCAGCAACATGGAGACTGTTGCCAAATCCAAG aGTAACTTGGAGAAAATGGCCAGAAGCCTTGAAGACCAGCTGGCAGAGCTCAAGACCAAATATGACGAGAATTTCCGTCAGTTCAATGACATGAGTGCCCAGAGGGCAAGGCTCCAAACAGAAAATG GTGAGTTTTCACGCCAGCTTGAGGAGAAAGAAGCTCTGGTTTCCCAGCTCACCAGGGGCAAGCAGGCTTACACTCAGCAGATTGAGGAACTCAAGCGACTTGTTGAGGAGGAAGTGAAG GCCAAGAATGCCCTGGCTCATGCAGTGCAGTCTTCCCGTCATGATTGCGATCTGCTCAGAGAGCAAtatgaggaggagcaggaggctAAAGCTGAACTGCAGCGAGGAATGTCCAAGGCCAATAGTGAGGTGGCACAGTGGAGGTCTAAGTATGAGACCGATGCTATCCAGCGCActgaggagctggaggaggccaA GAAGAAGCTTGCCCAGCGTCTCCAGGATGCCGAGGAGTCCATTGAGGCTGTGAACTCCAAGTGTGCCTCTTTGGAGAAGACCAAGCAGAGGCTCCAGGCTGAGGTGGAGGACCTCATGATTGATGTGGAGAGAGCTAATGCCCTGGCTGCTAACCTTGACAAGAAGCAGAGGAACTTTGATAAG GTCCTGGCTGAATGGAAGCAGAAGTTTGAGGAGGGCCAAGCAGAACTGGAAGGATCCCAGAAGGAGGCCCGTTCTCTCAGCACTGAGCTGTTCAAGATGAAGAACTCTTATGAGGAGGCCTTGGATCAGCTGGAGACCTTGAAGAGGGAGAACAAGAATCTGCAGC AGGAAATCTCCGACCTGACTGAACAAATTGGTCAGAGTGGAAAATGCATCCATGAGCTAGAAAAGGCCAAAAAGACTGTTGAGGGTGAGAAGGCTGAAATTCAGGCAGCACTGGAAGAGGCAGAG GGAGCACTGGAGCACGAGGAAGCCAAGATTCTCCGCGTTCAGCTCGAGCTCAACCAAATCAAAGGCGAGGTTGACAGGAAGCTTGCAGAGAAGGATGAGGAGATGGAGCAGATCAAGAGGAACAGCCAAAGAGTGATCGACTCCATGCAGAGCACGCTGGACGCTGAGGTCAGGAGCAGGAACGATGCCCTGAGGCTCAAGAAGAAGATGGAGGGAGACCTCAACGAGATGGAGATTCAGCTGAGCCACGCCAACAGACAATCTGCTGAAGCCCAGAAGCAACTGAGGAATGTCCAGGGACAACTCAAG gaTGCCCAACTGCACCTTGATGAGGCTATTCGAGGACAGGAAGAAATGAAGGAGCAGGCTGCCATGGTGGAGCGCAGGAACGGCCTGATGCTGGCTGAAATTGAGGAGTTGAGAGTCGCTCTGGAACAGACGGATAGATGCCGCAAAGTGGCCGAGCAGGAGCTGGTTGACGCTAGCGAGCGTGTCGGACTGCTTCACTCTCAG AACACTAGCCTGATCAACACCAAGAAGAAGCTGGAGGGTGACTTCGTTCAGGTTCAAGGTGAAGTTGAAGATGCTGTTCAGGAGGCACGAAATGCTGAGGAGAAGGCCAAAAAGGCCATCACTGAT GCTGCCATGATGGCCGaggagctgaagaaggagcagGACACCAGCGCTCACCTggagaggatgaagaagaacCTGGAGGTGACTGTCAAGGACCTGCAGCATCGCCTGGATGAGGCCGAGAGCCTCGCCATGAAGGGTGGCAAGAAGCAACTCCAGAAACTGGAGGCTAGG GTGCGTGAGCTGGAATCAGAGGTTGATGCCGAACAGAGACGTGGAGCCGACGCTATTAAAGGAGTCCGTAAATATGAGAGGAGAGTGAAGGAGCTGACCTACCAG ACTGAGGAGGACAAGAAGAACAACAGCAGACTTCAGGATCTGGTGGACAAACTGCAATTGAAAGTCAAGTCTTACAAGAGACAGGCTGAAGAGGCT GAGGAGCAGGCCAACACTCACATGTCAAGGTACAGGAAGGTCCAGCATGAGATGGAAGAGGCTCAGGAGCGTGCTGACATCGCCGAGTCCCAGGTCAACAAGCTGAGGGCCAAGAGCCGTGATATTGGCAAG AGCGACTCCGCTGAGTAA